The following proteins are encoded in a genomic region of Sylvia atricapilla isolate bSylAtr1 chromosome 14, bSylAtr1.pri, whole genome shotgun sequence:
- the ZCCHC10 gene encoding zinc finger CCHC domain-containing protein 10 isoform X1 produces the protein MHCIEKCSAQDSLQELAQEVVAEAEGEAIHSLAGRGKNAHCWEANKQHVRCQKCLEFGHWTYECKGKRKYLHRPSRTAQLAKILKEKEKQLLLQQSAGESAAEKKTKKKRSKSVTSSSSSSSDSSASDSSSDSEDSSTSSSSSDSDSEDSNSSSSSSSSSSSSSSSSSDFESDSSSSSSSSSSTDSSSEDEPPKKKKKK, from the exons ATGCACTGCATTGAAAAATGTTCAGCACAAGATTCCCTTCAGGAACTGGCACAAGAAGTGGTGGCTGAAGCTGAGGGAGAAGCAATTCACAGCTTGgctggaagagggaaaaatgctCACTGCTG GGAGGCAAACAAGCAGCATGTGAGGTGTCAGAAGTGTTTAGAGTTTGGCCACTGGACATATGAATGtaaagggaagaggaaataCCTGCACAGGCCTTCAAGGACAGCTCAGCTGGCCAAAATCcttaaggagaaagaaaagcaactCCTCCTGCAACAGAG CGCTGGAGaaagtgctgcagaaaagaagacaaagaaaaaaag GTCCAAGAGTGTGACcagttccagcagcagcagcagtgacagctcagCCAGTGACTCCTCCTCTGACAGCGAGGACTCCtctacctcctcctcctcctcagacaGTGACAGTGAGGACAGcaactcctcctcctcatcctcctcctcctcctccagcagctcttcctcctcctccgaCTTTGAGTCAgattccagctcctccagcagcagcagcagcagcacagacagcagctctgaggatgAGCCcccaaagaagaagaagaagaaatag
- the ZCCHC10 gene encoding zinc finger CCHC domain-containing protein 10 isoform X2 has translation MATPMHRLIARRQAEANKQHVRCQKCLEFGHWTYECKGKRKYLHRPSRTAQLAKILKEKEKQLLLQQSAGESAAEKKTKKKRSKSVTSSSSSSSDSSASDSSSDSEDSSTSSSSSDSDSEDSNSSSSSSSSSSSSSSSSSDFESDSSSSSSSSSSTDSSSEDEPPKKKKKK, from the exons ATGGCGACGCCCATGCACCGGCTGATTGCCCGCAGACAGGC GGAGGCAAACAAGCAGCATGTGAGGTGTCAGAAGTGTTTAGAGTTTGGCCACTGGACATATGAATGtaaagggaagaggaaataCCTGCACAGGCCTTCAAGGACAGCTCAGCTGGCCAAAATCcttaaggagaaagaaaagcaactCCTCCTGCAACAGAG CGCTGGAGaaagtgctgcagaaaagaagacaaagaaaaaaag GTCCAAGAGTGTGACcagttccagcagcagcagcagtgacagctcagCCAGTGACTCCTCCTCTGACAGCGAGGACTCCtctacctcctcctcctcctcagacaGTGACAGTGAGGACAGcaactcctcctcctcatcctcctcctcctcctccagcagctcttcctcctcctccgaCTTTGAGTCAgattccagctcctccagcagcagcagcagcagcacagacagcagctctgaggatgAGCCcccaaagaagaagaagaagaaatag